Proteins encoded in a region of the Pseudomonas syringae KCTC 12500 genome:
- a CDS encoding AI-2E family transporter — MFNVLRNWVQRYFSDEEAVVLAVLLFLAFTLVLTLGGMLAPVIAGLVLAFLMHGLVSVLERLRMPEMAAVGLVFTLFIGVLLVFLLVLVPLLWHQLITLFNEAPGMLAKWQSVLLLLPERYPHLVSDEQVLLAIEVARGEVGKIGQLALTFSISSLPLLVNLMIYLVLVPILVFFFLKDRHMIGRWARGYLPRERALINRVADEMKRQIANYIRGKVIEIFICGGVTYIAFAALGLNYAALLAMLVGISVVVPYVGAVVVTVPVALIGLFQWGWGDQFIYLMIAHGIIQALDGNVLVPLLFSEAVNLHPVAIICAVLLFGGLWGFWGIFFAIPLATLFKAVLDAWPRNEPTVAPLL, encoded by the coding sequence ATGTTCAATGTGCTTCGCAATTGGGTGCAACGCTACTTCTCTGACGAGGAGGCGGTGGTCCTGGCGGTTTTGCTGTTTCTGGCGTTCACCCTTGTCCTGACGCTGGGCGGCATGCTGGCGCCGGTCATCGCCGGTCTGGTGCTGGCATTCCTGATGCACGGCCTGGTCAGTGTTCTGGAACGCCTGCGCATGCCCGAAATGGCCGCCGTCGGTCTGGTGTTCACCCTGTTCATCGGCGTATTGCTGGTGTTCCTGCTGGTATTGGTGCCGCTGCTCTGGCACCAGCTGATCACCTTGTTCAACGAAGCCCCGGGCATGCTTGCCAAATGGCAATCGGTGCTGCTGTTGCTGCCCGAGCGTTACCCGCATCTGGTGTCCGACGAGCAAGTGCTGCTGGCCATCGAGGTTGCCCGTGGTGAAGTGGGCAAGATCGGCCAGTTGGCGCTGACGTTCTCGATTTCCAGCCTGCCGTTGCTGGTCAACCTGATGATCTATCTGGTGCTGGTGCCGATTCTGGTGTTCTTCTTCCTCAAGGATCGGCACATGATCGGCCGCTGGGCGCGCGGCTATCTGCCCCGTGAGCGTGCCCTTATCAACCGGGTGGCGGATGAGATGAAGCGCCAGATTGCCAATTACATTCGCGGCAAGGTCATCGAGATTTTCATCTGTGGCGGCGTGACCTACATCGCTTTTGCCGCGCTCGGGCTCAATTACGCGGCGCTGCTGGCAATGCTGGTCGGTATATCGGTGGTCGTGCCTTATGTCGGCGCGGTAGTGGTCACCGTGCCTGTGGCGTTGATCGGTCTGTTCCAGTGGGGCTGGGGCGATCAGTTCATCTACCTGATGATCGCTCACGGGATCATTCAGGCGCTGGATGGCAACGTGCTGGTGCCGCTGCTGTTTTCCGAGGCTGTCAATCTGCACCCGGTCGCAATCATCTGCGCCGTGCTGCTGTTCGGGGGGCTGTGGGGGTTCTGGGGGATTTTCTTTGCGATTCCGCTGGCCACGCTGTTCAAAGCCGTGCTCGACGCCTGGCCTCGCAATGAGCCGACGGTAGCTCCGCTGCTTTGA
- a CDS encoding oxidoreductase yields the protein MASESTNTPVWLITGCSTGFGRELAKLVIARGWRLVATARDKSRVADLAEGTQGQVLAVDLDVSKADQIEAAVAAAKSQFGKIDVLVNNAGYGYQSSIEEGEDAEIRAQFDANVFGLFAITRAVLPIMREQRSGHIINITSVAGLIGFPGSGYYAASKHAVEGFSDALLAEVKPLGISVTCVEPGPFRTDWAGRSLRQTPSRIDDYKDTATKRLQSTRQSSGNQAGDPVRAAEAMIALTQKADAPRHLVLGSWGYDAVVADRQARLKQIEQVRDISIGADFPKE from the coding sequence ATGGCAAGCGAATCGACCAATACCCCGGTGTGGCTCATCACCGGCTGCTCAACCGGCTTCGGCCGCGAACTGGCCAAACTCGTCATCGCTCGCGGCTGGCGTCTCGTCGCAACGGCCAGGGACAAGTCGCGAGTCGCTGACCTGGCCGAGGGCACGCAAGGCCAGGTCCTGGCTGTCGACCTCGACGTCAGCAAGGCAGACCAGATAGAAGCCGCCGTGGCCGCCGCGAAGTCGCAGTTCGGCAAAATCGACGTGCTGGTCAACAACGCAGGTTACGGTTATCAGAGCTCGATCGAAGAAGGCGAAGACGCTGAAATCCGTGCCCAGTTCGATGCCAACGTGTTTGGTCTGTTCGCCATCACCCGCGCCGTGCTGCCGATCATGCGTGAGCAACGCAGCGGCCACATCATCAATATCACTTCGGTTGCCGGCCTGATCGGCTTTCCAGGATCAGGCTACTACGCAGCCTCCAAGCACGCCGTCGAAGGTTTTTCCGACGCGCTGCTCGCGGAGGTCAAGCCACTGGGGATTTCCGTCACGTGCGTAGAGCCGGGGCCGTTTCGCACCGACTGGGCGGGACGCTCACTACGCCAGACGCCATCGCGTATCGACGACTACAAGGACACTGCCACCAAGCGCCTGCAGTCGACCAGGCAATCGAGCGGCAATCAGGCCGGGGATCCGGTACGCGCCGCAGAGGCGATGATCGCCCTGACCCAAAAAGCCGATGCGCCGCGTCATCTTGTATTGGGCAGCTGGGGATATGACGCCGTGGTGGCTGATCGTCAGGCACGCTTGAAGCAGATCGAGCAGGTTCGCGACATCAGCATCGGCGCGGACTTTCCGAAAGAGTGA
- the nadA gene encoding quinolinate synthase NadA — protein sequence MTQISERFLVQAHLDAKQPRTLSPAEQAHYRADIAEELKKQDAVLVAHYYCDPVIQALAEETGGCVADSLEMARFSNNHAASTVLVAGVRFMGETAKILNPEKRVFMPTLEATCSLDVGCPVDEFSAFCDQHPERTVVVYANTSAAVKARADWVVTSGCALEIVESLMDNGEKIIWAPDKHLGRYIQRETGADMLLWDGACIVHEEFKSKQLEDMKALYPEAAILVHPESPEAVIELADVVGSTSQMIAAAQRLPNKTFIVATDRGIFYKMQQLCPDKIFIEAPTAGNGAACRSCAHCPWMAMNTLERTLQCLREGSNEIVVDPALIPNAVRPLQRMLDFTQAARLRQAGNA from the coding sequence ATGACACAGATCTCCGAACGTTTCCTGGTGCAGGCGCATCTCGATGCCAAACAGCCCAGGACGTTGAGCCCGGCAGAGCAGGCGCATTACCGTGCCGACATTGCAGAGGAACTCAAGAAGCAGGACGCCGTGCTGGTCGCTCACTATTATTGTGATCCGGTTATCCAGGCGCTGGCCGAGGAAACCGGTGGTTGCGTGGCCGACTCTCTGGAAATGGCGCGCTTCAGCAATAACCATGCAGCCAGCACTGTGCTGGTGGCGGGTGTACGTTTCATGGGCGAAACCGCGAAAATTCTCAACCCGGAAAAACGCGTGTTCATGCCGACGCTCGAAGCCACCTGCTCGCTCGATGTGGGGTGCCCGGTCGACGAGTTCTCCGCTTTTTGCGACCAGCACCCGGAGCGTACCGTGGTGGTGTATGCCAACACCTCGGCAGCCGTCAAAGCCCGTGCGGACTGGGTGGTGACCTCTGGCTGCGCGCTGGAGATCGTCGAGAGCCTGATGGACAACGGTGAGAAAATCATCTGGGCGCCAGATAAGCACCTGGGTCGTTACATTCAGCGTGAAACCGGTGCCGATATGCTGCTGTGGGACGGTGCCTGCATCGTCCACGAAGAGTTCAAATCCAAGCAGCTCGAAGACATGAAAGCCCTGTACCCCGAGGCGGCGATTCTGGTTCACCCGGAGTCGCCGGAAGCAGTCATCGAGTTGGCTGACGTGGTCGGCTCCACCAGCCAGATGATTGCCGCAGCGCAACGCTTGCCCAACAAGACGTTCATCGTGGCCACTGACCGAGGCATCTTCTACAAGATGCAGCAGCTGTGCCCGGACAAGATCTTCATCGAGGCGCCTACGGCCGGCAACGGCGCGGCGTGCCGGAGTTGTGCACATTGCCCGTGGATGGCGATGAATACGCTTGAGCGTACCTTGCAGTGCCTGCGTGAGGGCAGTAACGAGATAGTCGTCGACCCGGCGCTGATCCCCAATGCCGTGCGTCCATTGCAGCGCATGCTGGACTTCACCCAGGCTGCGCGCTTGCGACAGGCAGGCAACGCCTGA
- a CDS encoding DedA family protein, with protein MFEHLDLNALIAAYGYWVIFLGCLLEGETVLILGGMAAHQGALQLLQVIGLATLGGMLGDQLLFWTGRYSGERLLPKLKRHQSAIKRVKGLIQRYPTTSVFAVRFLYGMRLVGPMVIGASRLSPWRFALINVLSAAVWATLFVCAGYWAGEALQHLFGDLKPYRLPIFLAVVALVTVAALVRYLRRRSRATHD; from the coding sequence ATGTTCGAACATCTCGACCTCAACGCGCTGATCGCCGCCTACGGCTATTGGGTGATTTTCCTGGGCTGTTTGCTGGAAGGCGAAACAGTGTTGATCCTTGGCGGTATGGCGGCGCACCAAGGTGCTCTGCAGTTGCTGCAAGTGATCGGCTTGGCCACGTTGGGCGGTATGCTCGGCGATCAGTTGCTATTCTGGACCGGGCGTTATTCCGGGGAGCGTCTGCTGCCCAAGCTCAAGCGTCACCAATCTGCCATTAAGCGGGTCAAGGGTCTTATCCAGCGTTACCCCACGACCTCGGTATTCGCTGTTCGCTTTCTCTACGGCATGCGCCTGGTGGGGCCTATGGTGATAGGTGCAAGTCGCCTGTCGCCTTGGCGTTTCGCGCTGATCAATGTGCTGAGCGCGGCAGTCTGGGCGACCCTGTTCGTCTGCGCCGGCTATTGGGCCGGAGAAGCGTTACAGCATTTATTCGGCGACCTGAAGCCCTATCGACTGCCGATCTTCCTCGCGGTGGTAGCACTGGTGACTGTTGCGGCGTTGGTGCGGTATCTGCGCCGCCGATCCAGGGCGACGCATGATTGA
- a CDS encoding sulfurtransferase TusA family protein: MSDAVERPEACDAELDASGLNCPLPLLKAKMELNRLASGAVLKVIATDAGSQRDFRTFARLAGHELLHEEFDAGIYRYWLRKA; the protein is encoded by the coding sequence ATGTCTGACGCTGTAGAGCGCCCCGAGGCCTGTGACGCCGAACTGGATGCCAGTGGTCTCAACTGTCCGCTGCCCCTGCTGAAAGCCAAGATGGAGCTCAACCGCCTGGCCAGCGGCGCGGTGCTGAAAGTAATTGCCACCGATGCCGGTTCGCAGCGCGATTTTCGAACTTTTGCCAGGCTCGCCGGGCACGAGTTGCTGCATGAAGAGTTCGATGCCGGCATTTATCGTTACTGGCTGCGCAAGGCCTGA
- a CDS encoding M48 family metalloprotease, giving the protein MNFLRPTLLTLACLFATHGMADDLPSLGDASSSIVSPEQEHRLGRAWLGLLRGQVAQLSDPQLKDYVETSVYSLAETSQVQDRRLEFILINSPQLNAFAAPGGIIGVNGGLFLNAQTEGEYASVLAHELAHLSQRHFARGIEAQQRMQVPVMAAMLAGIVMAAAGAGDAGIATIAGSQAAAIQEQRRFSRQNEQEADRIGILNLEKAGYDPRNMPTMFERLMRQYRFDARPPEFLLTHPVSESRIADTRNRAEQAKPGGKEDSLLYQLMRARVALIYEETPGIAAKRFRAQLVENPKSDPARYGLAIAQIKGGQLNEARETLKPLLEKAPNDITYNLTQIDLDITNNRLADAQQRVDRMLTLYPGNYPLNDVRIDVLLKQNRTAEAEKSLEALLKTRPDDPDIWYVVAETRGLNGNTIGLHQARAEYFALVGDFRQAIQQLDFAKRRAANNFQLASRIDARQKDLIEQERMVKDMMN; this is encoded by the coding sequence ATGAATTTTTTGCGTCCTACACTGCTCACCCTAGCCTGCCTGTTCGCTACACACGGCATGGCGGATGACCTCCCCTCGCTTGGTGACGCCAGCTCCTCGATTGTCTCCCCCGAACAAGAGCACCGTCTGGGCCGTGCGTGGCTGGGGTTGCTGCGCGGCCAAGTGGCGCAGCTGTCGGACCCGCAGCTCAAGGACTACGTCGAAACTTCGGTCTACAGCCTGGCCGAGACCAGTCAGGTTCAGGACCGGCGGCTTGAATTCATCCTGATCAACAGCCCGCAACTCAACGCCTTTGCCGCACCCGGCGGCATCATCGGCGTCAACGGTGGTCTGTTTCTCAATGCTCAGACCGAGGGTGAGTACGCTTCGGTACTGGCTCACGAGCTGGCTCACTTGTCGCAGCGCCACTTCGCCAGGGGCATCGAGGCCCAGCAGCGCATGCAAGTGCCGGTCATGGCCGCGATGCTGGCGGGTATCGTCATGGCAGCCGCAGGCGCCGGTGATGCGGGTATTGCCACCATCGCCGGCTCACAGGCTGCCGCGATCCAGGAGCAACGGCGCTTTTCGCGCCAGAACGAGCAGGAGGCCGACCGCATCGGCATTCTCAACCTGGAGAAGGCCGGTTATGACCCGCGCAACATGCCAACCATGTTCGAACGCCTCATGCGCCAATATCGATTCGACGCCAGGCCTCCGGAGTTTTTGCTGACTCACCCGGTCAGCGAGTCGCGGATCGCCGATACACGCAACCGTGCCGAGCAGGCCAAACCGGGCGGCAAGGAAGACAGCCTGCTGTATCAACTGATGCGCGCCCGTGTGGCACTGATCTATGAAGAAACCCCAGGCATCGCCGCCAAGCGCTTCCGTGCGCAACTGGTTGAAAACCCGAAATCCGATCCGGCGCGCTATGGCCTGGCCATCGCGCAGATCAAGGGCGGACAACTGAACGAGGCCAGGGAAACCCTCAAGCCACTGCTCGAAAAAGCGCCGAACGACATTACCTATAACCTGACGCAGATCGACCTGGACATCACCAATAACCGGCTGGCCGATGCGCAGCAGCGTGTCGATCGCATGCTGACGCTGTACCCCGGCAATTATCCGCTCAATGACGTGCGTATCGACGTGCTGCTCAAGCAGAACCGCACCGCCGAAGCCGAGAAAAGCCTTGAAGCGCTGCTCAAGACCCGTCCGGATGATCCGGACATCTGGTACGTCGTGGCGGAAACCCGCGGCCTGAACGGCAACACCATCGGCCTGCATCAGGCGCGCGCCGAATACTTTGCGCTGGTCGGCGATTTCCGTCAGGCGATCCAGCAACTGGACTTCGCTAAACGCCGTGCGGCCAATAATTTTCAGCTGGCATCACGTATCGATGCGCGGCAAAAGGATTTGATCGAGCAGGAGCGGATGGTCAAGGACATGATGAACTGA